The Gemmatimonadaceae bacterium genome has a segment encoding these proteins:
- a CDS encoding SusC/RagA family TonB-linked outer membrane protein: MGLPRTVARRLLAWCALPLGVLAASAAVAQAQQASITGRVTATGSGEPLQESRVVLVGTSLFATAGQDGRYNIRNVPAGSYTVRVLRVGYEEQKKPVQVSGTEAATLDFAMVPVVVKLTEVVTTATGDQRRSELGNAIGSIDAAKVMETSPISNVQDVLAARTPGVQVTGGSQVGGGGRVRIRGNNSLSLSNDPIYIIDGIRMTSNTSSTALFTGGATPNRANDINPDEIENIEIVKGPSAATLYGTDAANGVIVITTKKGRAGAARWNGWAEGGLLQDNSDYPYNYTIAGHSPTATAPFPYKECSMPVVASGACIPDSLRQYSPFHDASATPIGVGHRSKFGANVQGGSESLRYFVSGEREDEMGVLKLPDFERQRFDSVGTVVPDNVQRPNDQYKYSFRSNLNTSVSPKLDLGFTGNLIHVNTRYATESNATAGIGSQIFGGAGYVNNGTVSGLGTPLHGYRAWTPGYTFQELNEQRLNRIITSGNANWRPFSWMQNRANIGLDYTSRVDLNLNRNGQGPPVSSTYRLGFKDDNRTGLRNFSFDLGSTETFNPRPTLNSRTTFGAQFVNYQLDQNDAFGSQLSPGTQTPNSGAVQSATEATTLTKTFGVFVEQQVGFRDRLFVTGAVRSDQNSAFGTKFQRVFYPKASVSWLASDEPFFPKPHWLDQFRFRAAYGAAGVQPGSNDALRYFSGVTGNLKQTDIAGATFTALGNPNLKPERTTEFEGGFDADLIGHRLHAELTYYSKLTKDALIDAIVAPSAGAANTVKENIGSVKNAGEELALNAQIFDTRRIAFDVTLSGSINDNKLVSLGPVPPQINTTWRAVAGYPLFGFWAQPITGWQDKNGDGVLVHSDDPNLNEVFVGSQPIFRGYSSPRYLTSLQPGIDLFGHRLRFASLFDYKGGYKWYNNTERIRCVSRQNCDGLMNADVVNGKLVPRASLEEQAMVVATRDDPSKTLDGFFQPASFIRWREFTATWNLPDVWAGKYLRSRSASLNFAARNLHLWTKYRGIDPEIDRLAGDSPNAPGEEFQTLGIPTYYTVRFNLGF, translated from the coding sequence ATGGGTCTTCCACGCACGGTCGCGAGGCGGCTTCTGGCGTGGTGTGCACTTCCATTAGGAGTGCTCGCCGCCAGCGCCGCTGTCGCACAGGCACAGCAGGCCAGTATCACCGGACGCGTCACCGCGACGGGCAGTGGTGAACCGCTCCAAGAGTCGCGCGTCGTGCTCGTCGGCACGAGCCTGTTCGCGACGGCTGGACAGGACGGACGTTACAACATCCGCAACGTACCGGCGGGCAGCTACACGGTCCGCGTGCTCCGCGTTGGCTATGAAGAGCAGAAGAAGCCAGTCCAGGTAAGCGGCACGGAGGCCGCGACGCTCGACTTCGCGATGGTTCCTGTCGTTGTCAAGCTCACCGAAGTTGTCACGACGGCGACCGGCGACCAGCGGCGTTCGGAATTGGGCAACGCCATCGGCAGCATCGACGCGGCGAAGGTCATGGAGACGTCGCCGATCAGCAACGTGCAGGACGTGCTCGCGGCTCGTACGCCGGGCGTCCAGGTCACGGGTGGATCGCAGGTCGGTGGCGGCGGTCGCGTGCGTATCCGCGGCAACAACTCGCTCAGCCTCTCGAACGATCCGATCTATATCATCGATGGCATCCGCATGACGAGCAACACCAGCTCGACGGCGTTGTTCACAGGGGGTGCGACACCGAACCGCGCCAACGACATCAACCCCGACGAGATCGAGAACATCGAGATCGTGAAGGGCCCGTCAGCGGCGACGTTGTACGGCACCGATGCGGCCAACGGCGTCATCGTCATCACGACGAAGAAGGGTCGCGCCGGCGCCGCGCGATGGAATGGCTGGGCCGAGGGCGGCCTGCTGCAGGACAACAGCGACTATCCGTACAACTACACGATCGCCGGTCACTCTCCGACTGCAACCGCGCCCTTCCCATACAAGGAGTGCTCGATGCCGGTGGTGGCTTCCGGCGCATGCATCCCCGACAGCCTCAGGCAGTACAGCCCATTCCACGATGCGAGCGCGACACCGATTGGTGTCGGTCACCGCAGCAAGTTCGGCGCGAACGTGCAGGGCGGCTCGGAGTCGCTCCGCTACTTCGTTTCGGGTGAGCGCGAAGACGAGATGGGCGTGCTCAAGCTTCCCGATTTCGAGCGGCAGCGCTTCGACAGCGTCGGCACCGTCGTGCCCGACAACGTTCAGCGGCCTAACGATCAGTACAAGTACAGCTTCAGGTCGAACCTCAACACCTCCGTCTCGCCGAAGCTCGACCTCGGCTTCACCGGTAACCTGATCCACGTCAATACTCGTTATGCAACCGAGTCGAACGCGACGGCGGGCATCGGGTCGCAGATCTTCGGTGGCGCGGGGTACGTGAACAACGGAACCGTCAGCGGTCTCGGCACGCCACTTCACGGTTACCGTGCGTGGACTCCTGGCTACACCTTCCAGGAGCTCAACGAGCAGCGGCTCAACCGCATCATCACGAGCGGCAACGCCAACTGGCGTCCATTCAGCTGGATGCAGAATCGCGCGAACATCGGTCTCGATTACACAAGTCGCGTCGACCTGAACCTGAACCGCAACGGCCAGGGTCCACCGGTGAGCTCGACGTATCGCCTCGGCTTCAAGGACGACAACCGCACCGGTCTCCGGAACTTCTCGTTCGACCTCGGCAGCACGGAGACGTTCAATCCGAGGCCGACGCTGAACTCGCGGACCACGTTCGGCGCACAGTTCGTCAACTATCAGCTCGACCAGAACGATGCGTTTGGCAGTCAGCTCAGCCCAGGCACGCAGACACCCAACTCGGGCGCCGTGCAGTCGGCGACTGAGGCGACGACGCTGACGAAAACTTTCGGCGTGTTCGTCGAACAGCAAGTTGGTTTCCGCGACCGTCTGTTCGTGACCGGCGCCGTGCGCTCGGACCAGAACAGCGCCTTCGGTACGAAGTTCCAGCGCGTGTTCTATCCGAAAGCGAGCGTTTCCTGGCTGGCCTCGGACGAGCCGTTCTTCCCGAAGCCGCACTGGCTGGATCAGTTCCGCTTCCGCGCCGCGTACGGCGCCGCGGGTGTGCAGCCCGGATCGAACGATGCGCTCCGTTATTTCAGCGGCGTCACCGGAAACCTGAAGCAGACGGACATCGCCGGTGCGACCTTCACCGCGCTTGGCAATCCGAACCTCAAGCCGGAGCGCACGACCGAGTTCGAGGGTGGCTTCGATGCCGACTTGATCGGTCATCGCCTCCACGCCGAGCTCACGTACTACAGCAAGCTGACCAAGGATGCACTCATCGACGCGATCGTCGCCCCGTCCGCGGGCGCCGCGAACACCGTCAAGGAGAACATCGGTTCGGTCAAGAACGCGGGTGAAGAGCTCGCGCTCAACGCGCAGATCTTTGACACGCGTCGCATCGCGTTCGACGTCACGCTCAGCGGCTCGATCAACGACAACAAGCTGGTGAGCCTTGGCCCAGTGCCGCCGCAGATCAACACGACCTGGCGCGCGGTTGCCGGGTATCCGCTCTTCGGCTTCTGGGCGCAGCCGATCACTGGCTGGCAGGACAAGAACGGAGACGGTGTGCTCGTCCACAGCGACGATCCGAATCTGAACGAGGTGTTCGTCGGCTCGCAGCCGATCTTCCGCGGCTATTCCTCGCCGCGATACCTCACGTCGCTCCAGCCGGGCATCGACCTCTTTGGTCACCGCCTGCGCTTTGCGTCGCTGTTCGACTACAAGGGTGGTTACAAGTGGTACAACAACACGGAGCGCATCCGTTGCGTCAGCCGCCAGAACTGCGACGGCTTGATGAACGCAGACGTCGTGAACGGGAAGCTCGTTCCGCGCGCGTCGCTCGAGGAGCAGGCGATGGTCGTGGCCACGCGCGACGATCCGTCGAAGACGCTGGATGGCTTCTTCCAGCCCGCCTCCTTCATTCGGTGGCGTGAGTTCACGGCGACGTGGAATCTGCCTGACGTGTGGGCCGGCAAGTATCTGCGCTCACGGTCCGCGTCGCTCAACTTCGCCGCGCGAAACCTGCACCTGTGGACGAAGTATCGCGGCATCGATCCGGAAATCGATCGTCTTGCCGGCGATTCGCCCAACGCCCCGGGCGAGGAGTTCCAGACGCTCGGTATCCCGACGTACTACACGGTTCGCTTCAACCTCGGCTTCTGA